From Macrobrachium rosenbergii isolate ZJJX-2024 chromosome 17, ASM4041242v1, whole genome shotgun sequence, one genomic window encodes:
- the LOC136847550 gene encoding uncharacterized protein, with protein MLRSHIHVSRHASPRTATNGAEPETRGRRARDGERPRGGGRGPCPHLTRATRRRHRRQRPRGDADADTESTPDGDGPTGGRKKNPSVILSEENERLVGEWLETEAEFIYNKGLTAYKDKAKVWRAFEEKGQSLVPPVSGHELRTWFTSLRSRFGRLTAEKSGQGAGRRLTDREKWILNIFHFLKPHIVRQRKPKVLGLPMAACAAATLPAAALPAQVLDLPAHVSSGPTPTPTPSPVDRATTNARKHQVSELFDVAFTRAEALRDDMLTTVDPPPHNPRVLYWRKFFQEVEDECAQVSEQLGLHLKMEVLGAIQRYIRATKEGSTVPSRAMMTHTMAVTAECQAPAVPASLSVSQQQRALTAQQLALLQAQLVTSTPKDLSNLSLDTTFLNNLQS; from the exons Atgctacgttcacacattcacgtatcaaggcacgcatccccacgcacggccacgaacggggcggagccagaga ctcgaggccgacgagctcgtgacggagagcgacctagaggaggaggaagaggaccttgccctcaCCTCACGAGAGCgacccgccgccgccaccgacgacaacgcccacgaggggatgccgacgccgacaccgaaagcactcctgatggagatggccctacaggaggccgcaagaagaacccgtcagtgatcctctcggaggaaaatgagaggctagttggcgagtggctggagaccgaggccgagttcatatataacaagggcctcacagcctacaaggataaggccaaggtgtggagggccttcgaagagaagggccagtcacttgttcctcccgtgagtggccatgaactgaggacgtggtttacgtccctcaggagtcgttttgggcggcttacagcggagaagagtggccaaggggcgggcagacggctgacggaccgggagaaatggatactcaacattttccacttcctgaagccacacattgtgcgtcaaaggaagccaaaggtgttgggacttcccatg gctgcctgtgctgctgccaccctccctgctgccgccctccctgcccaagttCTGGACCTCCCTGCTCATGTTTCTTCTGGTCCGACACCGACGCCCACGCCCTCTCCGGTTGATCGAGCAACAACCAACGCTCGGAAAcaccaagtttccgagctgttcgacgtcgccttcacgagggcagAGGCCCTCCGAGACGATATGCTGACGACTGTCGACCCACCTCCTCATAACccccgcgtcctctactggaggaagttctttcaagaggtcgaggatgagtgcgcacaggtgtcagaacagctgggcctgcacctgaaaatggaggtgcttggtgccattcaaaggtacatccgtgccaccaaagagggctccactgtgccgtcgagggccatgatgacccacaccatggcagtgacagcagagtgtcaggcacctgcagttcctgccagcctgtcggtatcgcagcagcagcgggcactcactgcacagcagctggcgctcctgcaagcacagttggtgacatccacaccaaaagacctcagcaacctgtcgcttgacacgacattccttaataatttacagagctaa